Proteins co-encoded in one Capsicum annuum cultivar UCD-10X-F1 chromosome 9, UCD10Xv1.1, whole genome shotgun sequence genomic window:
- the LOC107842922 gene encoding carrot ABA-induced in somatic embryos 3 has translation MNRLTFLLYIVKREKEGERMASEQEERAQLDARARQGETVVPGGTGGKSLEAQEHLAQGRSRGGQTRREQLGTEGYQELGQKGGQTRKEQIGKEGYKEMGRKGGLSTNTNKSCAAQQDLGS, from the exons ATGAACAGGTTAACTTTCTTATTGTATAttgtaaagagagagaaagagggagagaGAATGGCATCAGAGCAAGAAGAACGAGCTCAACTTGATGCAAGAGCTAGACAGGGAGAAACAGTTGTTCCTGGTGGCACTGGTGGAAAGAGTCTTGAAGCTCAAGAGCATCTTGCTCAAG GGAGAAGCAGAGGAGGGCAAACAAGAAGGGAGCAGCTAGGAACAGAAGGGTACCAAGAGCTGGGACAGAAAGGAGGACAGACCAGGAAAGAGCAGATAGGTAAAGAAGGGTACAAAGAAATGGGTCGAAAGGGTGGACTTAGTACCAATACTAATAAGTCATGTGCTGCTCAACAAGACCTTGGATCTTGA